A window from Agrobacterium tumefaciens encodes these proteins:
- a CDS encoding acyl-CoA dehydrogenase family protein, with protein MSNPKLQTNTTDNSGVPSRDEILARAKDIGAIAARDAARRERQRELPFDIFALIKEAKIGTLRIPEAKGGPGGSIADYIEVLMILGEADSNIPHALRSHFNFTENLALAPIELEDRRHLEHVLAGKLFAGASTEQGTKRPGEITTRLSADGDRYRLNGRKWYATGTAFADFGTFSAIGDDEQPIGVLIPLDRRGITILDDWDSMGQRMTASGGVLLENVEVLPHELTTRKLGSQIGRHSSAMRQLHLAASAAGAVQGALNDGVEYVLRQARTTLHSAAETANQDPFVQKMLGEISAGAFAVKTLIREAARTLDRTAVAFATGDEEAIEAALLEGSLATARTQIIASQLSLTVATNLYELGGGSATSSERNFDRHWRNIRTVYNHNPLAHKARVIGDYYLNGTTTHLREGRVF; from the coding sequence ATGTCCAATCCGAAACTGCAGACAAACACCACCGATAATTCCGGCGTACCGAGCCGGGATGAGATTCTGGCCCGGGCGAAGGACATTGGGGCTATCGCGGCCAGAGATGCCGCCCGCCGCGAGCGCCAGCGCGAACTGCCCTTCGATATCTTCGCGCTTATCAAGGAAGCCAAGATCGGCACGCTGCGCATCCCCGAGGCCAAGGGCGGACCGGGCGGCTCGATTGCGGACTATATCGAAGTGCTGATGATCCTCGGCGAAGCCGACAGCAATATTCCGCACGCGCTTCGCAGCCACTTCAATTTCACTGAAAACCTCGCTCTCGCACCCATCGAGCTGGAGGATCGGCGGCATCTCGAACATGTGCTTGCCGGTAAACTCTTCGCCGGCGCCAGCACCGAACAGGGCACCAAGCGCCCCGGCGAAATCACCACACGGCTGAGTGCCGATGGCGACCGCTATCGGCTGAACGGCCGCAAATGGTATGCGACAGGCACGGCCTTTGCCGATTTCGGCACATTCAGCGCCATTGGTGACGACGAGCAGCCGATCGGCGTGCTCATTCCGCTCGATCGCCGGGGCATCACGATCCTCGATGACTGGGACAGCATGGGCCAGCGCATGACGGCGAGCGGCGGCGTGCTGCTCGAAAATGTCGAGGTACTGCCGCATGAATTGACAACCCGCAAGCTCGGCAGCCAGATCGGCCGCCACAGCTCGGCCATGCGGCAGCTGCACCTCGCCGCTTCGGCCGCCGGCGCCGTTCAAGGCGCGCTGAATGACGGTGTGGAGTATGTTCTACGCCAGGCGCGCACGACACTTCATAGTGCTGCGGAAACCGCCAATCAGGACCCCTTCGTGCAGAAGATGCTGGGCGAAATCAGCGCCGGCGCTTTCGCCGTCAAGACTTTGATCCGCGAAGCCGCTCGAACGCTAGACCGGACCGCTGTCGCCTTTGCCACCGGTGACGAAGAGGCGATAGAGGCAGCCTTGCTGGAAGGCTCGCTCGCCACCGCCCGCACCCAGATCATCGCCTCGCAGCTTTCTTTGACGGTCGCCACCAATCTCTACGAACTCGGCGGCGGCTCGGCGACATCGAGCGAGCGGAATTTCGACCGCCACTGGCGCAACATCCGCACCGTCTACAATCACAATCCGCTTGCCCACAAGGCGCGCGTCATCGGTGACTATTACCTCAACGGCACCACGACACACCTTCGGGAAGGCCGGGTGTTCTGA
- a CDS encoding ABC transporter permease — protein sequence MSNSKRILSQARRVAIQAIPTVLGIVILNFFLLQLAPGDAADVLAAEAGSATVETMAEIRSRFGLDLPVLHQLMNYLGNLAQFSLGFSPRYGMPVADLIGQRLPGTLALMGAALGIAIFVGVFLGSIMALFSGKLPDRIISIGSLIFYSVPGFWIGLMLILTFSVKLGWLPSGGDSTIGSSLTGFAAFLDRLRYIVLPALSLALYFLAIYARLTRAAMLEVKSQDYVRTARAKGVSPLRLTTRHILRNALIPITTMAGMHIGGLLGGAVVVETVFSWPGLGRLAFEAVMARDFSVLLGILLLSSLVVIIVNAAVDLLQAWLDPRIGESR from the coding sequence ATGTCGAATTCGAAAAGGATTTTATCCCAGGCAAGACGGGTGGCCATTCAGGCCATTCCGACAGTTCTCGGTATCGTCATCCTGAACTTCTTCCTGCTGCAACTGGCACCCGGCGACGCGGCCGATGTGCTGGCGGCGGAAGCAGGTTCTGCAACCGTGGAGACCATGGCGGAAATCCGCTCCCGCTTCGGTCTTGATTTGCCGGTTCTGCATCAGCTGATGAATTATCTCGGCAATCTGGCCCAGTTCAGCCTTGGTTTTTCGCCGCGATACGGCATGCCGGTGGCAGACCTCATCGGCCAGCGCCTGCCCGGCACGCTTGCGCTGATGGGCGCAGCGCTTGGCATCGCGATTTTCGTCGGCGTATTCCTTGGCTCGATCATGGCGCTTTTCTCCGGCAAGCTGCCGGACCGGATCATTTCGATCGGCTCGTTGATCTTTTATTCCGTGCCGGGTTTCTGGATCGGCCTGATGCTGATCCTGACCTTTTCGGTGAAGCTCGGCTGGCTTCCCTCAGGCGGTGACAGCACCATCGGCAGCAGTCTTACCGGTTTCGCCGCCTTTCTTGACAGGTTGCGTTACATCGTCCTTCCCGCTTTGTCGCTCGCGCTTTATTTTCTGGCGATCTATGCCCGCCTAACCCGCGCGGCGATGCTGGAGGTGAAATCCCAGGACTATGTGCGAACGGCGCGTGCCAAGGGTGTCTCGCCGCTCCGGCTCACCACACGCCATATCCTTCGCAACGCGCTGATCCCCATCACCACCATGGCCGGCATGCATATTGGCGGCCTCTTGGGCGGTGCGGTCGTGGTCGAGACCGTCTTCAGCTGGCCGGGCCTTGGCCGTCTCGCCTTTGAAGCCGTGATGGCGCGGGATTTCAGCGTGCTGCTCGGCATTCTGCTTCTCTCCTCCCTCGTCGTCATTATCGTCAATGCGGCCGTGGACCTGTTGCAGGCATGGCTTGACCCCCGCATCGGAGAAAGCCGATGA
- a CDS encoding ABC transporter permease — MNSSHTSAVLDTAELGAEETNPKPKKPEEKAWPYIHAPDALSARSVSVPRRGLRRELKIFLTNPNAIVGLLFLATVIVTALIAPLIYPGDPLEMVARPFLWPGQNAAYPLGTDSMGRDVLAGIVHGARISLTVGVVATLIGLTIGIAVGAFAGYFGGIIDDILVKLIEIFQTLPNFVLLVVLVAIAQPSVTTVTSAIGIITWPLVARLTRAEFRAIREKDYVLAARSLGYGHARIVFQEILPNALPPIIVTSSVMVAGAILMEAALSFMGLGDPNRVSWGSMIGSGRDVIRTAWYLTALPGLAIVFTVISLNLISDGLNDALNPRFSEERR; from the coding sequence ATGAATTCCTCCCATACATCAGCGGTTCTCGACACGGCCGAACTCGGCGCTGAAGAGACCAATCCGAAACCGAAGAAGCCCGAAGAAAAGGCCTGGCCGTATATCCATGCCCCGGATGCGCTTTCGGCCCGCTCCGTTTCCGTGCCCCGGCGCGGACTACGGCGGGAACTGAAAATCTTCCTGACCAATCCCAACGCCATCGTCGGGTTGCTGTTTCTCGCCACCGTCATCGTCACCGCACTGATCGCCCCGTTGATCTATCCCGGCGATCCCCTGGAAATGGTGGCCCGCCCGTTCCTGTGGCCGGGCCAGAACGCGGCCTATCCGCTCGGAACCGATTCCATGGGCCGGGATGTTCTGGCCGGCATCGTGCACGGCGCGCGCATTTCGCTCACCGTCGGTGTCGTGGCAACGCTGATCGGCCTCACCATCGGCATCGCGGTTGGCGCCTTCGCCGGTTATTTTGGTGGCATCATTGATGATATCCTCGTCAAGCTGATCGAAATCTTCCAGACCTTGCCGAATTTCGTGCTCTTGGTGGTGCTGGTCGCCATCGCCCAGCCGTCTGTCACCACGGTCACGTCAGCCATCGGCATCATCACCTGGCCGCTCGTTGCGCGTCTTACCCGTGCGGAATTCCGCGCCATTCGCGAAAAGGATTATGTGCTCGCCGCCCGCAGCCTGGGTTATGGCCATGCGCGCATCGTTTTTCAGGAAATCCTGCCCAATGCGCTGCCGCCGATCATCGTCACCTCCTCGGTCATGGTGGCGGGCGCGATCCTCATGGAAGCAGCGCTGTCTTTCATGGGGCTCGGCGATCCCAACCGGGTCTCCTGGGGTTCGATGATCGGTTCGGGCCGCGATGTCATCCGCACCGCCTGGTATCTGACCGCCCTTCCCGGCCTTGCCATCGTCTTCACCGTCATTTCGTTGAACCTCATCAGCGATGGCCTCAACGATGCGCTCAACCCCCGTTTTTCGGAGGAACGCCGATGA
- a CDS encoding ABC transporter ATP-binding protein: MALLSVHSLSTHYSGGRGTVRAVDDVSLDIEAGETVALVGESGCGKSSLGKSLMRLVEPSSGRITFKGADVTAMSSSQLRGIRRRIQMIFQDPFASLNPRQTVRTILTGPLKVHGIGDRAQQREIVEAIVAQVGLPPDALDRYPHEFSGGQRQRIGIARALVLEPELVVCDEPVSALDLSIQAQILNLLVEMKKRLSLSYLFVSHDLSVVRYFSDRVLVMYLGKIVESAPTAELWASPKHPYTRALLAAVPDPARRKQAAPISGDLPSPHDPPSGCRFHTRCPLATDLCREKAPDYTLFGKNHAVACHHAQ, from the coding sequence ATGGCGCTCTTGTCAGTGCATAGTCTTTCCACCCATTATTCGGGGGGACGTGGAACCGTGCGTGCCGTCGATGATGTGTCGCTCGATATCGAGGCGGGCGAGACGGTAGCGCTGGTGGGTGAATCCGGTTGCGGTAAATCCTCGCTCGGCAAGTCACTGATGCGTCTTGTCGAGCCGTCTTCCGGCAGGATCACCTTCAAGGGCGCCGATGTCACGGCGATGTCGTCGTCGCAGCTGCGCGGCATCCGCCGCCGCATCCAGATGATTTTTCAGGATCCCTTCGCCTCGCTCAATCCCCGCCAGACGGTGCGGACCATCCTTACCGGGCCACTAAAGGTGCACGGCATCGGCGACAGGGCGCAACAGCGGGAGATCGTCGAGGCGATCGTCGCGCAGGTGGGTCTGCCGCCTGACGCGCTCGACCGTTATCCGCATGAATTTTCCGGCGGCCAGCGCCAGCGCATCGGCATTGCCCGGGCGCTCGTTCTGGAACCGGAACTGGTGGTCTGCGACGAGCCGGTTTCGGCGCTCGATCTTTCGATACAGGCGCAAATCCTCAATCTTCTGGTGGAGATGAAGAAACGGCTTTCGCTCTCCTATCTCTTCGTGTCCCACGACCTTTCCGTCGTACGTTATTTTTCCGACCGCGTGCTGGTCATGTATCTCGGCAAGATCGTCGAAAGCGCGCCAACCGCAGAACTCTGGGCATCGCCGAAGCATCCCTATACCCGCGCGCTCCTCGCCGCCGTTCCCGATCCGGCGCGCCGCAAGCAGGCCGCACCGATTTCCGGCGATCTGCCGAGCCCGCACGATCCACCATCCGGTTGCCGGTTTCACACCCGCTGCCCGCTCGCCACCGATCTCTGTCGCGAAAAAGCGCCTGACTATACCCTTTTCGGCAAGAACCACGCCGTGGCCTGCCACCATGCCCAATAA
- a CDS encoding LLM class flavin-dependent oxidoreductase, with the protein MSRKSEKLVLNAFIYPGGHHEAAWRHPDSEPHRVTDIRLYQDIARKAEAAKLDAIFFADAPVLDANIRYAARHRLEPITMLAALAAVTEKIGFIATASTTYYEPYNLARLFASVDHISGGRVGWNIVTTSADAAAGNFNLQQHPPHADRYRQATEFVDVVTKLWDSWEDDAIVADKESGLFADTDRIHPANHHGEFYRVRGALNLPRSPQGRPVYVQAGSSEEGRGFAADYAEAIFTAHQTLESARSFYSDIKRRVAATGRNPAHVKILPGISPFIASTEEEARRLEASFNDLIQPAFSLGQLQRITGIDLSSADLDQPLPHDAVEATRARADSSRHQLVLDVIDRENPTIRQLLHRLAGGRGHKVISGTPEQVADWIETWFREGAADGFNIMPPWLNGGFDIFVDEVVPILKQRGLFRQDYEGDTLRDHYGLPRPDNIYAAKELQKERA; encoded by the coding sequence ATGAGCAGAAAATCCGAAAAGCTGGTTCTCAATGCGTTCATCTATCCGGGTGGCCATCATGAGGCAGCCTGGCGGCATCCGGACTCCGAGCCCCACCGGGTTACCGATATAAGGCTCTATCAGGATATCGCCCGCAAGGCCGAGGCGGCAAAGCTTGATGCCATCTTCTTTGCCGATGCTCCGGTTCTGGATGCCAATATCCGCTATGCCGCCCGCCACCGGCTGGAGCCGATCACCATGCTGGCGGCCTTGGCCGCCGTCACCGAAAAGATCGGCTTCATCGCCACGGCCTCCACCACCTACTACGAGCCTTATAATCTCGCCCGGCTGTTCGCTTCGGTCGATCATATCAGCGGCGGCCGGGTGGGCTGGAACATCGTGACGACTTCTGCTGACGCGGCGGCCGGCAACTTCAATCTGCAGCAGCATCCGCCACATGCCGACCGTTACCGTCAGGCGACAGAGTTTGTGGACGTGGTGACCAAGCTCTGGGACAGTTGGGAGGATGACGCCATTGTTGCGGACAAGGAGAGCGGTTTGTTTGCCGATACGGACCGTATTCATCCCGCCAATCATCATGGCGAATTTTACCGGGTGCGCGGCGCTCTCAACCTGCCGCGTTCGCCGCAGGGACGCCCGGTCTATGTGCAGGCCGGTTCCTCGGAGGAGGGCCGTGGTTTTGCGGCTGACTATGCGGAGGCGATCTTTACCGCGCATCAGACTCTGGAGAGTGCGCGGTCTTTTTATTCTGATATCAAGCGGCGCGTGGCGGCCACGGGGCGCAATCCCGCCCATGTGAAAATCCTGCCGGGCATCAGCCCTTTCATCGCGTCAACCGAAGAAGAGGCACGCAGGCTGGAAGCTTCCTTCAACGATCTCATCCAGCCGGCTTTCTCGCTCGGGCAATTGCAGCGCATCACCGGCATCGACCTGTCATCGGCCGATCTCGACCAGCCGCTGCCGCACGACGCCGTGGAGGCGACACGGGCACGGGCGGATAGCAGCCGTCATCAGCTTGTTCTTGATGTCATCGACCGGGAAAACCCGACGATCCGGCAATTGCTGCACCGGCTTGCCGGCGGGCGTGGCCACAAGGTGATTTCCGGAACACCGGAACAGGTGGCGGACTGGATAGAGACCTGGTTCCGCGAAGGCGCTGCCGATGGCTTCAACATCATGCCGCCATGGCTGAACGGCGGGTTCGACATCTTCGTGGACGAGGTGGTGCCGATCCTCAAACAGCGCGGCCTCTTCCGTCAGGATTATGAGGGCGACACGTTGCGTGACCATTACGGCCTACCGCGCCCGGACAATATCTACGCGGCCAAAGAGTTGCAAAAGGAACGCGCCTGA
- a CDS encoding ABC transporter ATP-binding protein, which yields MSKLIEVHDLSVSFGSAQPVKGVSFDVSPGEMLAIVGESGSGKSLTALGLIGLLPSHAKTGGRVLLEGHDLLPLSERQWRGIRGRDIGMIFQEPMTSLNPVLTVGEQIIEVLRIHEKIDRHQARKRAIELLDLVNIPDAGRRVDDYPHQLSGGMRQRVMIAIGVACNPKLLIADEATTALDVTIQAQILQLLDNLRRDLNMAVILITHDLGIVAQWADRVMVMYAGRKVEEGLPEPVFSNPYHPYTRGLLAASPRAEDGQHYRDGPLIEIPGSIVSATGERGCAFRPRCPSARGFCGQFVPPLRLISEGRHAACPFVSPTHQEVSDGALVSA from the coding sequence ATGAGCAAACTGATCGAAGTCCACGATCTCTCCGTCAGCTTCGGCTCGGCCCAGCCGGTAAAAGGCGTCAGTTTCGATGTCAGCCCCGGCGAAATGCTGGCGATCGTCGGCGAAAGCGGCTCCGGCAAATCCCTGACGGCGCTTGGTCTGATCGGCCTTTTGCCCTCCCACGCCAAGACCGGCGGGCGGGTTCTGCTCGAGGGCCACGATCTGCTGCCGCTTTCCGAGCGGCAATGGCGCGGCATTCGCGGCCGGGATATCGGTATGATCTTTCAGGAACCGATGACCTCGCTCAACCCCGTGCTGACGGTCGGCGAGCAGATCATCGAGGTGCTGCGCATCCATGAGAAGATCGACCGGCATCAGGCGCGCAAGCGCGCCATCGAGCTGCTGGACCTCGTCAATATTCCCGATGCCGGCCGCCGGGTGGATGATTATCCGCACCAGCTGTCCGGCGGCATGCGCCAGCGTGTGATGATCGCCATCGGCGTCGCCTGCAATCCGAAACTCCTGATCGCCGACGAGGCGACGACGGCGCTCGACGTGACCATTCAGGCACAGATCCTGCAACTGCTCGACAATCTGCGCCGCGATCTCAACATGGCCGTCATCCTCATCACCCACGATCTCGGTATCGTGGCGCAATGGGCGGACCGGGTGATGGTCATGTATGCCGGCCGCAAGGTCGAAGAGGGATTGCCGGAACCGGTTTTCTCCAATCCCTACCATCCCTATACGCGCGGGCTGCTCGCGGCTTCTCCGCGCGCGGAAGACGGCCAGCATTATCGCGACGGGCCGCTCATCGAGATACCCGGCTCCATCGTTTCCGCCACGGGCGAGCGGGGCTGCGCCTTCCGGCCCCGCTGTCCGAGCGCCCGCGGTTTCTGCGGGCAGTTCGTGCCGCCACTGCGGCTTATCTCGGAAGGCCGCCATGCCGCGTGCCCCTTCGTATCCCCCACACACCAGGAGGTTTCCGATGGCGCTCTTGTCAGTGCATAG
- a CDS encoding ABC transporter substrate-binding protein gives MTISRRQFHKIALAAGAFVALPGGSFAAAEEPVSGGTLKIVYFPEPTQLVAINTSAGGPQFIGSKIYDGLLTYDYELSPQPSLAKEWSVSADGLEYVFHLQPNAKFHDGKPVTSADVEFSILRLKEAHPRGRATFSNVESVDTSDPLVAKVKLSKPAPGLITALASSESPVVPKHIFETFKPTDNPKPAQIIGSGPFVLKEWVPGSHILLEKNADYWDAPRPHLDRVIIRLINDAGARAAALETGEGDIGPNPVALADLERLKSIPTLKVDDRIYAYAGQQNQLVINLENEYLKELKVRQAIAHAIDVPALIDTVLYGYAVPSPTPISPGLAKFHNPNIGFAKFDIALSEKLLDEAGFPRKDGGKRFKLRVTTNPFNPQTYSDFIAQALSKIGIEADIQKFDFGTYVKVVYTDRAWDLSVESLSNTFDPTAGVQRVYWSKNFKIGLPFSNASHYANPEVDRLLEAAAVEPDIEKRAAFFKEFQAVVAKDLPVINLVSPIQPVVGSVRIKDYATGAEGLSGNLAKAWATKEA, from the coding sequence ATGACCATTTCCAGACGCCAGTTTCATAAAATTGCACTTGCCGCCGGCGCATTCGTGGCGCTTCCGGGCGGTTCTTTCGCCGCTGCCGAAGAGCCCGTTTCGGGCGGCACGCTGAAGATCGTATATTTCCCTGAACCGACCCAGCTTGTCGCCATCAACACCAGCGCGGGCGGTCCGCAGTTCATCGGCTCGAAGATTTATGACGGGCTTTTGACCTACGATTACGAGCTTTCGCCCCAGCCGAGTCTTGCGAAGGAATGGAGCGTTTCGGCCGATGGGCTGGAATATGTCTTCCATCTGCAGCCGAATGCCAAATTCCATGACGGCAAACCGGTAACATCGGCGGATGTGGAATTTTCGATCCTGCGTCTGAAAGAGGCCCATCCGCGCGGCCGGGCGACGTTCTCGAATGTCGAAAGTGTCGATACCTCCGATCCGCTGGTCGCGAAGGTGAAGCTTTCAAAGCCCGCGCCGGGCCTGATCACCGCGCTGGCCTCCTCGGAATCGCCCGTTGTGCCGAAGCATATCTTCGAGACCTTCAAGCCAACCGATAATCCCAAGCCTGCGCAGATCATTGGCAGCGGTCCCTTCGTTCTGAAGGAATGGGTGCCGGGCAGTCATATTCTTCTGGAAAAAAATGCTGACTACTGGGATGCACCGCGCCCTCACCTTGACCGGGTCATCATCCGCCTCATCAATGATGCGGGCGCCCGCGCGGCGGCGCTGGAAACCGGAGAGGGCGACATTGGCCCGAACCCGGTGGCGCTTGCCGATCTCGAGAGGCTGAAATCCATCCCGACGCTGAAGGTGGATGACCGCATCTATGCCTATGCCGGCCAGCAGAACCAGCTGGTGATCAATCTTGAGAATGAATATCTGAAGGAATTGAAGGTCCGGCAGGCTATCGCCCACGCCATTGATGTTCCGGCGCTCATCGATACCGTGCTTTACGGTTATGCCGTGCCATCGCCAACGCCGATCAGTCCCGGCCTCGCAAAATTCCACAATCCCAATATCGGTTTTGCCAAGTTCGATATCGCTCTGTCGGAAAAATTGCTGGATGAGGCGGGTTTCCCGCGCAAGGACGGCGGCAAACGCTTCAAGCTCCGCGTCACCACCAACCCGTTCAACCCGCAGACCTATTCGGATTTCATCGCGCAGGCGCTGTCGAAGATCGGCATTGAGGCGGACATCCAGAAATTCGATTTCGGCACCTATGTGAAGGTGGTCTATACCGACCGGGCCTGGGATCTTTCGGTCGAATCCCTCTCCAACACCTTCGATCCGACAGCCGGTGTCCAGCGCGTCTACTGGAGCAAGAACTTCAAGATTGGCCTGCCTTTCTCGAATGCCAGCCACTATGCCAACCCGGAGGTGGACCGGCTGCTGGAAGCGGCGGCGGTGGAGCCGGATATCGAAAAACGCGCCGCCTTCTTCAAGGAGTTTCAGGCCGTTGTCGCGAAAGATCTTCCCGTCATCAATCTCGTCTCTCCCATCCAGCCGGTCGTCGGCAGCGTGCGCATCAAGGATTATGCGACCGGGGCGGAAGGGCTGAGCGGCAATCTCGCCAAGGCCTGGGCGACGAAGGAGGCGTGA
- a CDS encoding DUF3088 domain-containing protein: protein MMDTMAKDTLFLIAPGFEDPKHPGVRFVCPHCNQIEGLLASFPDLAARIDIRRVGFLRPREAVIATVGEENQSLPLFIFAGDAPADATAKGDKHFIQDTKRILQILAERHGFPQLH, encoded by the coding sequence ATGATGGATACCATGGCCAAGGATACGCTTTTTTTGATCGCCCCCGGTTTCGAAGACCCAAAGCACCCCGGTGTCCGCTTCGTCTGCCCGCATTGTAACCAGATCGAAGGCCTGCTTGCCTCCTTTCCAGACCTTGCCGCCAGAATAGATATTCGCCGCGTCGGTTTCCTGCGCCCGCGTGAGGCGGTCATCGCTACTGTGGGGGAGGAAAATCAGTCGCTGCCGCTCTTCATCTTTGCCGGCGATGCGCCCGCTGACGCCACGGCCAAGGGCGACAAGCACTTCATTCAGGACACCAAACGCATTTTGCAAATCCTCGCCGAGCGCCACGGGTTCCCGCAGCTGCATTAA
- a CDS encoding LysR substrate-binding domain-containing protein, which produces MRTEFVAPAGSRAAFRLPTLSRLPPLTALRAFVVAARHASFSRAAEELHVSTAAIGQQVRILETHLGQPLFSRQRGELLLTDAGSALYPGLADAFDTMIGSLSDLMVSNARPQLKVLAEGCFAARWLAPRLGSIVPALGDVELSIESLESEAIDLTNFDADCAIVATHAQIPGFIHEPLFADTVSAVCTPEFAARHELAGEPAQLRDLGFTMLRGNGLDPAFEWANWLRACRIPLRLSATGPRFSRQTALIEAISSGHGIGLVRHSLISGELKNGRLIAPFGSPQPTASRYHLLTSPDRRRLPEVASLLALLREDMRSLEAAA; this is translated from the coding sequence ATGAGAACGGAGTTTGTCGCTCCAGCCGGGAGCCGGGCGGCTTTTCGCCTGCCGACACTTTCCCGGCTGCCACCGCTGACAGCCTTGCGTGCCTTCGTCGTGGCCGCCCGCCATGCCAGCTTCTCGCGGGCGGCGGAGGAATTGCACGTCTCGACCGCTGCCATCGGCCAGCAGGTTCGCATTCTCGAAACCCATCTCGGCCAGCCGCTTTTCAGCCGCCAGCGCGGTGAATTGCTGCTGACCGATGCCGGTAGCGCACTTTATCCCGGCCTTGCGGATGCTTTCGACACCATGATCGGCAGTCTTTCCGACCTGATGGTTTCGAATGCACGACCGCAGCTGAAGGTGCTGGCCGAGGGCTGTTTTGCCGCCCGCTGGCTGGCGCCGCGGCTGGGAAGCATTGTTCCGGCGCTCGGAGACGTGGAACTTTCCATCGAATCCCTTGAAAGCGAAGCCATCGACCTCACGAATTTCGATGCCGATTGCGCCATCGTCGCTACTCATGCGCAAATTCCTGGCTTCATTCACGAGCCACTTTTCGCCGATACCGTCAGCGCCGTCTGCACCCCGGAATTCGCAGCCCGCCATGAGCTTGCAGGCGAGCCCGCGCAGTTGCGGGATCTCGGTTTTACGATGTTGCGCGGCAATGGCCTGGACCCAGCCTTCGAATGGGCGAACTGGCTGCGCGCCTGCCGCATCCCGCTCAGGCTGTCGGCGACAGGTCCGCGTTTCTCACGCCAGACGGCGCTGATAGAAGCAATCTCATCCGGCCATGGCATCGGCCTCGTACGCCACTCCCTGATTTCGGGCGAACTGAAAAACGGCCGCCTGATCGCTCCCTTTGGTTCACCGCAGCCGACCGCAAGCCGTTACCACCTGCTGACCAGCCCTGACAGGCGGCGGCTGCCGGAGGTCGCATCTCTACTCGCCTTGTTGCGCGAGGATATGCGCTCTCTCGAGGCCGCCGCCTGA
- a CDS encoding aldo/keto reductase has product MVDYRYLGRSALKVSPLSLGTMMFGGPTPDDVAFRIIDKAREQGINFIDTADVYHDGKSEEVVGRGIKATRDHWVLATKFVNSHTKGPNLGGHSRKWVIETVENSLRRLNTDYIDILYFHRAVFDAPLEEPVRAIADLIRAGKLRYFGVSNFRGWRIAEISHLADQLGIDRPVASQPLYNIVNRTAEAEQLPAANHYGLGVVSYSPLARGVLTGKYQPGEQPGADTRVGRGDKRVLETEWRPESVEIAQKVAAHAASKGVSAADFALAWVLNNKFVTAAITGPRTEEHWDGYVRALDVKIDAEDEALVDSLVTTGHPSTPGFNDPSHPVEGRVPRNVEPAPRPALKPRAVA; this is encoded by the coding sequence ATGGTCGACTATCGCTATCTCGGACGCAGCGCGCTGAAAGTTTCACCGCTGAGCCTCGGCACGATGATGTTCGGAGGCCCGACGCCGGATGACGTGGCCTTCCGCATCATCGACAAGGCGCGCGAACAGGGCATCAACTTCATCGATACCGCTGATGTCTATCACGACGGCAAGTCGGAAGAAGTCGTCGGTCGCGGCATCAAGGCCACGCGCGATCACTGGGTTCTGGCGACGAAATTCGTCAATTCCCATACCAAGGGTCCGAACCTCGGCGGCCATTCGCGCAAGTGGGTGATCGAGACCGTCGAGAATTCGCTACGCCGTCTGAACACCGACTATATCGACATTCTCTATTTCCACCGCGCCGTCTTCGACGCGCCGCTGGAAGAGCCGGTGCGCGCCATTGCCGATCTTATCCGCGCCGGCAAGCTGCGCTATTTCGGCGTTTCGAACTTCCGCGGCTGGCGCATCGCCGAGATTTCGCATCTGGCCGACCAGCTCGGCATCGACCGACCGGTTGCCAGCCAGCCGCTCTACAACATCGTCAACCGCACGGCCGAAGCCGAACAGCTGCCGGCGGCCAATCATTATGGCCTTGGTGTCGTGTCCTATTCACCGCTCGCACGCGGCGTGCTGACCGGCAAATATCAGCCGGGCGAACAGCCGGGCGCCGATACGCGCGTCGGCCGTGGCGACAAGCGCGTTCTGGAAACGGAATGGCGTCCGGAATCGGTTGAAATCGCCCAGAAGGTTGCGGCCCATGCCGCTTCAAAGGGTGTTTCGGCGGCGGATTTCGCACTCGCCTGGGTGCTGAACAACAAGTTCGTCACCGCAGCCATCACCGGCCCGCGCACCGAAGAACATTGGGACGGATATGTCCGCGCGCTCGATGTGAAGATCGATGCGGAAGACGAAGCGCTGGTCGATAGCCTTGTTACGACAGGCCATCCCTCCACGCCCGGTTTCAACGATCCGAGCCATCCCGTCGAAGGCCGCGTGCCGCGCAATGTCGAACCCGCGCCCCGCCCGGCCCTCAAGCCGCGCGCGGTTGCCTGA